In Candidatus Poribacteria bacterium, the sequence TTTTCCGGTTTCCAGATCGACAAGGATTCCACTCAACCTTTCACAACCCTTGGCGAAGCTGGTCTCTGCGTGGTATGCCATCACCCGCTCCTGATGTAGGATATTGCACATCTCAACGTAGGCGGGGACATCTTGCCATCGCGGGTAACGGAAGGTAACCGTTTCACCGTTGTTTTGGATTGTCCTGATGATCTGACCTTCTTTCATGTGAGGGGCTCCATCAAATTATGTTCATACGATACGAAATGAAATGTGATGCGTGAAACGTGAAGAGGATTACGCATGACGTTTCGCGTATTTTATACACATGTCGCCCCGCTGGGGCTATCGGTCGGGCAAGTCCGAGAGGATCCCGTGACCGGGGATGCCCGACCTACAGGTATGGTATTCGGTTTAATCTTTCACATCACCGAAGTTCTCAATGCTGGCGGGCAGCTTTCCGTGGGGCAGATAGAATTCGTCCTCGATGTTTACAGACACCGGCTGATGTGTCCGCATCGATTCAATCGCCTTCTCAAAGATGAGCGTCGGTATGCAGGCTTCCCACGCATCCATCAGGCTTGGGCCGCCTTCAAGGCACAGTCGAGCGAACATACCCATCTCTTCATCAAAGCCGTTGTGGTATTCGTTATGCTCGATACCGGGCTCGTCAGTTCCTTGGAATGTGAGGTTTCCGAAGCGAATTGTTGCGGCACTTACGGACCCAGCCAAGACTTCGGCGTAGTGCTTGGGAAGCGCACCGCCACTGCCGACAGTGCTGAAGACAGAGGTCCCAATCCCACCGTTGGCGAAGCGAATAATGATTGTGCTGGTGTTTGTCGGCTGCCCATCGTAGCCCATGGCAAGGATCTCCACCGGTTGCGAGCGCATGATGTGCCAAATCCAGTGGAGATTGTAACCTGAATTGTCGAGGATACCGTCACGACCGTAGGGACCTTCGGGGTCGTTCGGTTTGTCATAAGAGACACGGCAGGTGAAGAGGGTATAGTACGG encodes:
- a CDS encoding Gfo/Idh/MocA family oxidoreductase encodes the protein MAKQLNVAIIGCGGISGAHIPNILKTPEIRLVATMDVIEEGVSRNGRRVGARVRAEEGNADYYTTDLDRILSDPEIDAVLICSTHDTHADIAIKACAAGKHIFAEKPLAMTLDEARRVQQAVHESGVQLMSGWWFKHSPVTKRLREVIPQPYYTLFTCRVSYDKPNDPEGPYGRDGILDNSGYNLHWIWHIMRSQPVEILAMGYDGQPTNTSTIIIRFANGGIGTSVFSTVGSGGALPKHYAEVLAGSVSAATIRFGNLTFQGTDEPGIEHNEYHNGFDEEMGMFARLCLEGGPSLMDAWEACIPTLIFEKAIESMRTHQPVSVNIEDEFYLPHGKLPASIENFGDVKD